A window of the Brassica oleracea var. oleracea cultivar TO1000 chromosome C1, BOL, whole genome shotgun sequence genome harbors these coding sequences:
- the LOC106323266 gene encoding sugar transport protein 4-like, giving the protein MAGGFVSQTPGVRNYNYKLTPKVFVTCFIGAFGGLIFGYDLGISGGVTQMEPFLEEFFPDVHRKMKSAHQNEYCRFDSQLLTLFTSSLYLAALVSSLFASTITRVFGRKWSMFLGGFTFFVGSAFNGFAQNIAMLLIGRILLGFGVGVGFANQSVPVYLSEMAPPNLRGAFNNGFQVAIIFGIVVATIINYFTAQLKGNIGWRISLGLACEESKQVKHPWKNILLPRYRPQLIITCFIPFFQQLTGINVITFYAPVLFQTLGFGSKASLLSAMVTGIIELLCTFVSVFTVDRFGRRVLFLQGGIQMLISQIAIGVMIGVKFGTVGTGNIGKTDANLIVALICIYVAGFAWSWGPLGWLVPSEISPLEIRSAAQAINVAVNMFFTFLVAQLFLTMLCHMKFGLFFFFAVFVFIMTIFIYLMLPETKNVPIEEMNRVWKAHWFWGRFIPDEAVGVSAAEMQQKSV; this is encoded by the exons ATGGCCGGAGGGTTCGTCAGTCAAACGCCGGGAGTTCGTAATTATAATTACAAACTGACACCGAAAGTGTTCGTAACATGTTTCATCGGTGCCTTTGGTGGTCTCATCTTCGGATACGATCTCGGGATCTCAG GAGGGGTAACCCAAATGGAGCCCTTCTTGGAAGAGTTTTTCCCTGACGTGCACAGGAAGATGAAGAGCGCACACCAGAACGAGTACTGTCGTTTCGATAGTCAGCTCCTCACTCTCTTCACTTCATCTCTCTATTTGGCGGCTTTGGTCTCTTCCTTGTTCGCCTCCACTATAACGAGAGTTTTCGGAAGGAAATGGTCCATGTTCCTTGGTGGTTTCACCTTCTTCGTCGGCTCTGCTTTCAATGGCTTTGCCCAAAACATTGCCATGCTTCTCATCGGTCGTATTCTACTCGGTTTCGGTGTCGGTGTCGGATTCGCCAACCAA TCTGTTCCGGTTTATCTCTCGGAAATGGCTCCTCCGAATCTAAGAGGAGCGTTCAACAATGGGTTTCAAGTAGCGATTATATTCGGTATCGTTGTTGCAACCATCATCAACTACTTCACTGCACAGCTGAAAGGCAACATCGGATGGAGAATCTCACTAGGGTTAGCTTGTGAGGAGTCTAAGCAAGTGAAACACCCGTGGAAGAACATCTTGCTCCCTCGTTACAGACCACAATTGATCATAACTTGCTTCATTCCTTTCTTCCAGCAGCTTACCGGAATCAACGTCATTACATTTTATGCGCCTGTTCTGTTCCAAACCCTAGGGTTCGGTAGCAAAGCCTCGCTCTTATCGGCTATGGTTACGGGAATCATCGAGCTCTTGTGTACCTTCGTCTCTGTTTTCACTGTGGATAGGTTTGGAAGAAGAGTCTTGTTCCTCCAGGGAGGTATCCAGATGCTTATCTCTCAG ATTGCTATTGGTGTCATGATAGGAGTCAAATTTGGAACGGTTGGAACAGGGAACATAGGGAAAACAGATGCTAATCTGATCGTGGCACTGATCTGTATCTATGTAGCCGGTTTCGCCTGGTCATGGGGACCGTTGGGATGGCTGGTACCTAGTGAGATATCTCCACTAGAGATCCGATCCGCAGCTCAAGCCATAAACGTAGCGGTCAACATGTTCTTCACATTCCTTGTAGCTCAGCTCTTCCTGACTATGCTCTGCCACATGAAGTTCGGACTATTCTTCTTCTTCGCGGTGTTTGTCTTCATAATGACGATATTTATCTACTTGATGTTGCCTGAGACGAAGAATGTACCAATAGAAGAGATGAACAGAGTGTGGAAAGCACACTGGTTCTGGGGAAGGTTTATACCTGATGAAGCTGTTGGTGTTAGCGCTGCTGAGATGCAACAAAAGTCTGTATGA
- the LOC106301575 gene encoding uncharacterized protein LOC106301575 translates to MKCILWNCRGANKPQFRRSIRYLMKKFKTDILDVFETHAGGEAESRICQGLGFGNSFRVDACGQSGGLWLLWREELGELEVVKFSDQFIYSKIGRREEVINLIVVYAAPTPSRRSGLWDALGEVISNAVGPVFVGGDFNTIVRLDERSGGNGRLSEDSLTFGEWINNMSLIDMGFCGNQFTWKRGKTASTFVAKRLDRVLCRAQARLKWQDARVSSELLQKVIFFGGC, encoded by the coding sequence ATGAAGTGCATCCTATGGAATTGCCGGGGGGCAAATAAACCTCAATTTCGTAGATCGATCCGTTATTTAATGAAGAAGTTCAAAACAGATATCCTTGATGTGTTTGAAACTCATGCTGGTGGAGAAGCTGAGAGTCGAATATGCCAAGGTTTGGGTTTTGGTAATTCGTTCAGGGTGGATGCTTGTGGCCAAAGTGGAGGCTTGTGGTTATTATGGAGGGAGGAGTTAGGAGAACTTGAAGTGGTGAAGTTTTCGGATCAATTTATTTACTCAAAGATAGGAAGGAGGGAGGAAGTGATAAACTTGATTGTTGTATATGCGGCTCCTACGCCCAGCCGTAGAAGTGGACTTTGGGATGCTTTGGGAGAGGTGATAAGCAATGCTGTTGGGCCGGTGTTCGTGGGTGGGGATTTTAATACAATTGTGCGATTAGATGAAAGAAGTGGTGGGAATGGGAGGTTGTCGGAAGACTCTCTAACATTTGGTGAATGGATCAATAACATGTCACTCATTGACATGGGTTTTTGTGGGAACCAATTCACATGGAAGCGAGGAAAGACGGCGAGTACCTTTGTGGCGAAGAGGTTGGATCGAGTATTATGCCGTGCTCAAGCGAGATTGAAGTGGCAAGATGCAAGAGTTAGCAGTGAACTACTTCAAAAAGTTATATTCTTTGGAGGATGTTGA